A single window of Helicobacter pylori NCTC 11637 = CCUG 17874 = ATCC 43504 = JCM 12093 DNA harbors:
- the tsf gene encoding translation elongation factor Ts, whose protein sequence is MSGISAQLVKKLRDLTDAGMMDCKKALVEVAGDLQKAIDFLREKGLSKAAKKADRIAAEGVVALEVAPDFKSAMMVEINSETDFVAKNEGFKELVKKTLETIKAHNIHTTEELLKSPLDNKPFEEYLHSQIAVIGENILVRKIAHLKAPSSHIINGYAHSNARVGVLIGIKYDNEKNAPKVVELARNIAMHAAAMKPQVLDCKDFSLDFVKKETLALIAEIEKDNEEAKRLGKPLKNIPTFGSRIELSDEVLAHQKKAFEDELKEQGKPEKIWDKIVPGKMERFIADNTLIDQRLTLLGQFYVMDDKKTIAQVVADCSKEWDDDLTITEYIRFELGEGIEKKAENFAEEVALQMK, encoded by the coding sequence ATGCGGGCATGATGGATTGCAAAAAAGCCCTTGTGGAAGTGGCTGGGGATTTGCAAAAGGCCATTGATTTCTTGCGCGAAAAAGGCTTGAGTAAAGCCGCTAAAAAGGCCGATAGGATCGCTGCTGAGGGCGTGGTCGCTTTAGAAGTAGCTCCTGATTTTAAAAGCGCAATGATGGTAGAAATCAATAGCGAAACGGATTTTGTGGCTAAAAATGAGGGCTTTAAGGAATTGGTGAAAAAAACTTTAGAAACGATCAAAGCCCACAATATTCATACCACAGAAGAACTGCTTAAAAGCCCGTTAGACAACAAGCCTTTTGAAGAATATTTGCACTCTCAAATCGCTGTGATTGGTGAAAACATTTTAGTGAGAAAAATCGCTCATTTAAAAGCCCCTAGCTCTCATATCATCAATGGTTATGCGCATTCTAACGCTAGAGTGGGCGTGTTAATCGGTATAAAATACGATAATGAGAAAAACGCTCCAAAAGTGGTGGAACTGGCCCGAAACATCGCTATGCATGCCGCAGCGATGAAGCCTCAAGTGCTAGATTGCAAAGACTTTAGCCTTGATTTTGTCAAAAAAGAAACTTTAGCCTTGATCGCTGAAATTGAAAAAGACAATGAAGAGGCCAAACGCTTGGGCAAACCTTTGAAAAACATCCCCACTTTTGGGAGCCGCATTGAATTGAGCGATGAAGTTTTAGCCCATCAAAAGAAAGCTTTTGAAGACGAATTAAAAGAGCAGGGCAAGCCTGAAAAAATCTGGGATAAAATCGTTCCTGGAAAGATGGAAAGGTTTATCGCTGATAACACCCTTATTGATCAACGCCTGACCCTTTTAGGGCAATTCTATGTCATGGACGATAAAAAAACTATCGCTCAAGTGGTTGCTGATTGTTCCAAAGAGTGGGATGATGATTTAACAATCACTGAGTATATTCGTTTTGAATTGGGCGAAGGCATTGAGAAAAAGGCAGAAAATTTCGCTGAAGAAGTGGCTTTGCAAATGAAGTGA
- a CDS encoding peptidoglycan D,D-transpeptidase FtsI family protein, translating into MDNKNIDPNFNLEQFLETQRDKGSVTALIFLLLFFIFLMVAFKKAFFAQANMPTLVMSKQDTATRGTIYSQDNYSLAASQTLFKLGFDTRFLNPDKEDFFIDFLSIYSNIPKKSLKDAINTKGYIILAYDLTPNMAANIRDLNKKFLAFGVFQNFKDTHDKVWQKQGLNIEVSGVSRHYPYQNSLEPIIGYVQKQEEDKLTLTTGKKGVEKSQDHLLKAQQNGIRTGKRDVSFNFIQNHSYTEVERLDGYEVYLSVPLKLQREIETLLDKTKDKLKAKEILVGIINPKSGEILSLASSKRFNPNAIKTSDYESLNLSVAEKVFEPGSTIKPIVYSLLLDKNLINPKERIDLNHGYYQLGKYTIKDDFIPSKKAVVEDVLIQSSNVGMIKISKNLNPEDFYNGLLGYGFSQKTGIDLSLEATGKIPPLSAFKREVLKGSVSYGYGLNATFLQLLRAYAVFSNEGKLTTPYLVQRETAPNGDIYIPSPKPTFQVISPKSARKMKETLIKVVRYGTGKNAQFEGLYIGGKTGTARVAKNGSYSAQSYNSSFFGFAEDERQVFTIGVVILGSHGKEEYYASKIAAPIFKEITEILVRYNYLSPSIAIQNALEKNRFKIK; encoded by the coding sequence ATGGATAATAAAAACATTGATCCTAACTTCAACCTAGAGCAATTCTTAGAAACCCAAAGAGATAAGGGTTCTGTTACAGCATTAATCTTTTTATTGCTTTTTTTTATTTTTTTAATGGTGGCTTTTAAAAAAGCTTTTTTTGCCCAAGCCAACATGCCCACTCTGGTGATGAGCAAACAAGACACTGCGACTAGAGGGACTATCTATAGTCAAGACAACTACAGCCTGGCCGCTTCGCAAACCCTTTTCAAACTGGGCTTTGATACAAGGTTTTTAAACCCGGATAAAGAAGATTTTTTCATTGATTTCCTTTCTATTTATAGCAATATCCCTAAAAAGTCCTTAAAAGACGCCATCAATACGAAAGGTTATATTATTCTAGCCTATGATCTCACGCCCAATATGGCTGCTAATATTAGAGACTTGAATAAGAAATTTTTAGCCTTTGGGGTTTTTCAAAATTTCAAAGACACGCACGATAAAGTGTGGCAAAAGCAAGGGCTAAACATTGAAGTGAGCGGCGTTTCCAGGCATTACCCTTATCAAAATAGCCTAGAGCCAATCATTGGCTATGTGCAAAAACAAGAAGAAGACAAGCTCACTTTAACTACCGGTAAAAAAGGCGTTGAAAAATCTCAAGATCACTTGCTTAAAGCCCAACAAAATGGCATAAGAACAGGCAAAAGAGACGTGAGTTTTAACTTTATCCAAAACCACTCTTACACAGAGGTTGAACGGCTTGATGGCTATGAGGTGTATTTGAGCGTTCCTTTAAAGCTCCAAAGAGAAATTGAAACCCTATTAGATAAAACTAAAGACAAACTCAAGGCTAAAGAAATCCTAGTGGGTATCATTAACCCTAAAAGCGGGGAAATTTTATCGCTAGCTTCAAGCAAGCGCTTCAATCCTAATGCGATTAAAACCAGCGATTATGAAAGCTTGAATTTGAGCGTTGCCGAAAAGGTTTTTGAGCCAGGCAGCACGATCAAACCCATTGTTTATTCCTTGCTGTTGGATAAGAATTTGATCAACCCTAAAGAACGCATTGATTTAAACCATGGCTATTACCAATTAGGAAAATACACCATTAAAGACGACTTTATCCCTAGTAAAAAAGCCGTTGTGGAAGACGTTTTAATCCAATCTAGCAATGTGGGCATGATAAAAATCAGCAAAAACCTCAACCCAGAGGATTTCTATAACGGGCTTTTAGGCTATGGATTTTCTCAAAAAACCGGCATTGATTTATCTCTAGAAGCCACAGGAAAGATCCCTCCTTTGTCCGCTTTCAAGCGTGAAGTGTTAAAGGGGAGCGTTTCTTATGGCTATGGGCTGAACGCGACTTTTTTGCAGCTTTTAAGGGCTTATGCGGTGTTTTCTAATGAAGGCAAATTGACTACCCCTTATTTAGTGCAACGAGAAACCGCCCCTAATGGCGATATTTACATCCCTAGCCCCAAACCCACTTTTCAAGTCATTAGCCCCAAAAGCGCTAGAAAAATGAAAGAAACCTTAATCAAAGTGGTGCGTTATGGCACAGGCAAAAACGCTCAATTTGAAGGGCTATACATAGGGGGCAAAACAGGCACGGCTAGGGTCGCTAAAAACGGGAGTTATAGCGCGCAGTCCTACAACAGCTCTTTTTTTGGGTTCGCTGAAGATGAAAGGCAGGTTTTCACTATCGGCGTGGTTATCTTAGGCTCGCACGGCAAGGAAGAATATTACGCCAGCAAGATTGCAGCCCCTATTTTTAAAGAAATCACCGAAATTTTAGTGCGTTACAATTACCTCTCGCCCTCTATTGCGATTCAAAATGCGTTGGAGAAAAACCGCTTTAAGATAAAATAA
- a CDS encoding transcriptional regulator, with amino-acid sequence MIAWSFLKRGFVVATPPFNRFYHQKFMLSCVVRNRIYAIFK; translated from the coding sequence ATGATCGCCTGGTCCTTTTTAAAGAGAGGGTTTGTTGTTGCTACGCCCCCTTTTAACAGATTTTACCATCAAAAATTCATGCTTTCATGCGTTGTGAGAAACCGAATCTACGCCATTTTCAAGTAA
- the fliE gene encoding flagellar hook-basal body complex protein FliE: protein MQAIHNDKSLLSPFSELNTDNRTKREESGNAFKEQKGGEFSKLLKQSINELNNTQEQSDKALADMATGQIKDLHQAAIAIGKAETSMKLMLEVRNKAISAYKELLRTQI from the coding sequence ATGCAAGCCATACACAATGATAAAAGCTTATTGAGTCCTTTCTCTGAGCTTAACACGGACAACAGGACTAAAAGAGAAGAATCAGGTAACGCCTTTAAAGAACAAAAAGGTGGGGAGTTTTCTAAACTCTTGAAACAATCTATCAATGAGCTTAACAACACTCAAGAGCAATCTGATAAAGCCTTAGCGGATATGGCGACAGGGCAAATCAAAGACTTGCACCAAGCGGCTATCGCCATAGGGAAGGCTGAAACGAGCATGAAACTCATGCTTGAAGTGCGCAACAAAGCGATCAGCGCTTATAAAGAGCTTTTAAGAACGCAGATCTAG
- the flgC gene encoding flagellar basal body rod protein FlgC, translated as MFLSSFDISGYGLSAQRLRANLISSNIANANTTRTSEGGPYRRQEAVFKAFDFNEILNQKIAQNHQITPYEDPLDEGDDNPLIPITSVVVDKIVRDDSEPLMKYDPSHPDANAQGYVAYPNVNAVVEMADLVEATRAYQANVAAFQSAKNMAQNAIGMLQT; from the coding sequence ATGTTTTTATCTTCTTTTGATATTAGCGGTTATGGTTTGTCCGCCCAACGCTTAAGGGCTAATTTGATTTCTTCTAATATCGCTAACGCTAACACCACGCGCACGAGCGAAGGAGGTCCTTATAGGAGGCAAGAAGCGGTGTTTAAGGCTTTTGATTTCAATGAGATTTTAAACCAAAAAATCGCCCAAAACCATCAAATTACCCCCTATGAAGACCCCTTAGATGAAGGCGATGACAACCCCTTAATCCCCATCACAAGCGTGGTGGTGGATAAGATTGTGCGCGATGATAGCGAGCCTTTGATGAAATACGATCCCAGCCACCCTGACGCTAACGCTCAAGGCTATGTGGCTTACCCCAATGTGAATGCGGTGGTTGAAATGGCGGATTTAGTGGAAGCGACTAGAGCTTATCAGGCCAATGTTGCAGCCTTTCAAAGCGCTAAAAACATGGCACAAAACGCGATTGGTATGTTACAAACATGA
- the flgB gene encoding flagellar basal body rod protein FlgB, with protein MDFSKAFGLVYKALDYRALRQDMIASNIANVDTPFYRPKDLDFESVLAEKKAEIFENQSNKVLPLAHTNPRHLDFENSAKDGASLFFRDGHLAKNDGNSVDLDIETSEMGKNSTMYLALSSALKKYRGVINYAIDSSKNL; from the coding sequence ATGGATTTTTCTAAAGCGTTTGGGTTGGTTTATAAGGCGTTGGATTATAGGGCTTTAAGGCAAGATATGATCGCTTCTAACATCGCTAATGTGGATACCCCCTTTTACAGGCCAAAGGATTTGGATTTTGAAAGCGTTTTAGCGGAGAAAAAAGCAGAAATTTTTGAAAACCAATCTAATAAAGTTTTGCCTTTAGCCCACACTAACCCTAGGCATTTAGACTTTGAAAATAGCGCTAAAGATGGGGCAAGCCTTTTTTTTAGAGACGGGCATTTGGCTAAAAATGATGGCAACAGCGTGGATTTAGACATAGAAACGAGTGAAATGGGCAAGAACTCTACCATGTATTTAGCCTTGAGTTCTGCCTTAAAAAAGTATCGAGGCGTGATCAATTACGCCATTGATTCCAGTAAGAATTTATAG